Part of the Faecalibacterium duncaniae genome, TGAGGGCAAACACCAGCATCCCCATCATACCCAGCCAGAACATGGGCATCGAAACGCCGATGTTGGCAAAGAAGGAGATCACACTGTCAATGGTCTTGCCGCGGTTCTTGGCAGCAATGATGCCGAACAGGATACCGGTGATCGTACCAATGATAAAGGCGGGGATCACCATGGTCAGGGTTGTTCCCAGACGGGGCAGGATGATGTCAGCGATCTCAGACTGATAGCTGATGGACTGGCCCATGGTGCCCCGGAACAGGCCGCCGATCCAGCTGAGATACTGGACGATGACCGGACGATCGAAACCATAAAGGTGGCGGTAATAGGTGATCTGCTCTTCGGTAGCGGTTGCACCCAGATAGTTGGCTACGGGGTCGCCCGGAACCATCTGGATGAGGGCAAAGACGAACAGAGTGACAAGCAGGATGGTGATGCAGGATTGCACCACACGCTTGCCGATCATTTTGGCAAGGTTGTTCGATTTCATAGTTCGCTCCATTTCCTGCGGAACCTTTCTCCCCTTCTAAAACAAATCCCGGCGCAGATCACTGCGCCGGGATCTGCCGAAATAAGGAGAAATATATTCCGGTCGTGATACTCTAAAGTTGGTTGCTTACTTGTTCAGCCAGCAGGCGGACAGATCCCAACAAGCAGTGAAGGCTTCGGTTGCGTGATCGTCGATGACGTAATCGTACTTGTACATGGAGGACTTATTCACGTACAGCACGCGGCCAAACAGGCAGGAGCCATCCTCGGCATCGTAGATTGCTGCCTGCAGCTCCTTTTCCAGCTTGTGCTTCTCATCGGGATCCATGCAGCGGCGGATCTCCTCCAGCAACTCCATTTCCTTGTCGGGATGCTGGATGCCCTTGGCGTAGTAAGCGCCGTTCTTGTCCAGATGACGACCCATGTACAGGCCCAGATCAGGAGCGATGGTTGCAAAGTGGAGCATCAGGCCCTCCCAGGTGCCATCCTTCATGTACTGGTTGTTGGTTGCGCTGTCCACCTGCTGGATGTTGCAGTGGATGCCCACCTCGTCCAGCATGTTGGCAATGGCCGTCAGCATATCGGACATGCCGCTGATGGTGATAATGTTGGTGGTAAAACCATCGGCATAACCAGCCTCTGCCAGCAGGGACTTTGCCTTCTCCGGATCATAGGTAAAATGATTCAGGCTGTCGTTGTAGGTAGCGGAACCGGGAACTGCCCACTGGTCAGTCATCTGTGCCATGCCCATCAGGAATGCGGCGTTAATGG contains:
- a CDS encoding ABC transporter permease; its protein translation is MKSNNLAKMIGKRVVQSCITILLVTLFVFALIQMVPGDPVANYLGATATEEQITYYRHLYGFDRPVIVQYLSWIGGLFRGTMGQSISYQSEIADIILPRLGTTLTMVIPAFIIGTITGILFGIIAAKNRGKTIDSVISFFANIGVSMPMFWLGMMGMLVFALKLRVLPSSGYVPITRDFGGWLSHMIMPIIVLSLGVNAGFVRLTRSSMLEVMRQDYVTTARAKGVSKKDVTFRHQLRNSMIPIVTTMGMRLGSMVGSTVLIESLFVIPGLGSVMMNGISNRDFMLVANGVLIISIFVAICNLVVDILYGIIDPRTR